The Nycticebus coucang isolate mNycCou1 chromosome 15, mNycCou1.pri, whole genome shotgun sequence genome has a segment encoding these proteins:
- the USPL1 gene encoding SUMO-specific isopeptidase USPL1 isoform X4, translating into MESPVFAFPLLLKIEPHIEKLFLYSFSWDFECSQCGHRYQNRCMKSLVTFTNIIPEWHPLNAAHFGPCNSCNDKSQIRKMALEKASPIFMLHFVQGLPQNDLQQYAFHFEGCLYQVTSVIQYQANNHFITWILDADGSWLECDDLKGLHSERHENFEVPASEIHIVIWERKTAQVTDKEAACPLLKKSNDQHVFSDEKLVSSGSNGEKTVSLASSDVKSGSAASSGEKPVSSAFSDEKPGSAASSGEKPLSSASSDEKPVSSLFSDEKPVPSALYSVGNDPSSETTSVIHTTVMSVAPQTIPQGKVVAHGDHLLLSPKVLVDSNILPLTLEETIQKTASVFQVNSEAFLLANKPVAENIGIVKTNTLQSQESLMTSTVSSPCKENLIHDQFVDLNFPSQVANTSMQPVQLNTEDAVIAVSVDNIHAADLIQDMKSVEIETNAQLKQFLTPKTEKLKPEQAISQVSNLKKKETAADAPNVTAKSLQSQSVKENPKKPFVGSWVKGLLSRGASFMPPCVSAHSRNTISDLQPSVKGANNFGGFKTKGINRKASRVSRKSRDTSKPPPVSGPPASPPSSSSTAAHPCANTTAASEAVKKGERASNGAHLNHNSHGNENCVSSVNHGGSVEDQIRKLRLKLLKKLKAKKKKLAALTSSPQSGKLPSENLEEVPQGGSPNDCESIEDLLNELQHQIDIADKKAGCTTVSGVSPYSSQSHEEILAELLSPTTVVSTELSGNGEADFRYLEMGDNAIPAPAPGESNSLSQNTYLGQDHIYCSPTKKNPCEVEPDSLTNNACGRTLNLESPMKNDIFDEFFSTSSLNSLANDALDLPHFDEYLFENC; encoded by the exons AGCTTCTCCCATTTTCATGTTGCACTTCGTACAAGGCTTACCACAGAATGACTTGCAGCAGTATGCATttcattttgaaggttgtctttaTCAAGTAACTTCCGTAATTCAGTACCAAgcaaataatcattttataacaTGGATTTTAGATGCTGATG GAAGTTGGTTGGAATGTGATGACTTAAAAGGCCTACATTCTGAAAGGCATGAGAACTTTGAAGTTCCTGCTTCAGAGATACATATTGTtatttgggaaagaaaaacagCTCAAGTGACAGATAAAGAAGCTGCTTGCCCTCTGCTTAAAAAGTCTAATGATCAACATGTTTTCAGTGATGAGAAACTAGTGTCTTCAGGTTCCAATGGTGAGAAAACAGTGTCTTTAGCTTCCAGTGATGTGAAATCAGGGTCTGCAGCTTCCAGTGGTGAGAAACCAGTGTCTTCGGCTTTCAGTGATGAGAAACCAGGATCTGCAGCTTCCAGTGGTGAGAAACCACTGTCTTCAGCTTCCAGTGATGAGAAACCAGTGTCTTCACTTTTCAGTGATGAGAAACCAGTACCTTCAGCTTTGTATTCTGTGGGTAATGATCCCTCATCTGAAACAACCTCGGTAATTCACACCACAGTTATGTCAGTTGCTCCTCAAACTATTCCACAGGGCAAAGTTGTAGCTCACGGAGATCATTTACTTTTAAGTCCAAAAGTTTTGGTTGACAGTAATATTTTACCTTTGACACTTGAAGAAACTATCCAGAAAACTGCCTCAGTTTTTCAGGTTAACTCTGAAGCTTTCCTGTTAGCAAATAAACCTGTGGCAGAAAATATAGGAATTGTCAAAACAAATACCTTGCAGTCACAAGAATCACTGATGACTTCTACAGTATCAAGTCCATGTAAAGAAAATCTTATCCATGACCAGTTTGTGGATTTAAACTTTCCATCTCAAGTTGCAAATACAAGCATGCAGCCAGTACAGCTGAATACAGAAGATGCTGTAATTGCGGTGTCTGTGGATAATATTCATGCTGCTGATCTCATACAGGATATGAAGTCAGTAGAAATTGAGACCAATGCTCAGTTAAAACAATTCCTTACACcaaaaactgagaaattaaaacCAGAACAAGCTATATCTCAGGTatctaatttgaagaaaaaagaaactgcagcAGATGCTCCAAACGTAACAGCTAAGTCATTACAGAGTCAGTCTGTGAAAGAAAATCCAAAGAAACCATTTGTGGGAAGTTGGGTTAAAGGCTTATTAAGCAGGGGTGCTTCTTTCATGCCACCTTGTGTTTCAGCTCATAGTAGAAACACTATAAGTGATCTGCAGCCTTCAGTTAAAGGGGCAAATAATTTTGGTGGCTTTAAAACTAAAGGAATAAACCGGAAGGCTAGCCGGGTGTCCAGGAAATCTAGGGATACAAGTAAGCCTCCTCCAGTGAGTGGGCCTCCAGCAAGTCCTCCATCGTCCAGTAGCACTGCTGCTCACCCATGTGCTAATACCACTGCTGCTTCCGAAGCTGTGAAGAAGGGTGAAAGGGCCTCCAATGGAGCTCACCTCAACCACAATTCTCATGGAAATGAAAATTGTGTTTCTTCAGTAAACCATGGAGGCTCAGTTGAAGATCAGATTCGTAAACTTCGCCTAAAacttcttaaaaaactaaaagcaaaaaagaagaaattagctgCTCTTACATCTTCCCCCCAAAGTGGAAAACTTCCAAGTGAAAATTTAGAAGAAGTGCCCCAGGGTGGGTCTCCAAATGATTGTGAATCTATAGAAGACTTGTTAAATGAACTGCAGCATCAAATTGATATTGCAGATAAGAAGGCTGGATGCACCACTGTTTCTGGTGTTTCCCCGTACAGTAGTCAAAGTCATGAAGAAATTTTAGCAGAATTATTGTCTCCTACAACTGTTGTTTCAACAGAGCTGTCAGGGAATGGGGAAGCTGACTTTAGGTACTTGGAAATGGGAGATAACGCTATACCAGCTCCAGCACCTGGTGAATCAAACAGTCTTTCCCAGAACACATATCTGGGACAGGatcatatttattgcagccccacCAAGAAAAATCCATGTGAAGTGGAACCAGACTCCCTAACAAATAATGCCTGTGGTAGAACATTGAACTTGGAGAGTCCCATGAAGAATGATATTTTTGATGAGTTTTTTTCTACTTCATCATTAAATTCTTTAGCAAATGATGCATTAGACTTACCTCATTTTGATGAGTATCTGTTTGAGAATTGTTAA